The Nitrospirales bacterium genome includes a window with the following:
- the hscB gene encoding Fe-S protein assembly co-chaperone HscB, with amino-acid sequence MDHEHGRHASAKELPMARSMCWHCQSEVKGEYLCGQCVKVQPLSKDLDYFTCMRLPRLLSIDQEKLQENFYDLSRTFHPDFYSDKDEQEQTISLGNSALLNTAYRTLKDPIQRAEYLIRLEAGAVKEIRSTPPADLFDEILELQEDLEEYRALSSHDQDRREALRQKLNASRETLEQRQAQMESSLKAKFGEWDAVQQGSPDSGEARDRKEIILKEMREILSDKTYVRNIVNDLIETTS; translated from the coding sequence ATGGATCACGAACACGGCAGACACGCATCAGCAAAAGAATTACCGATGGCACGAAGCATGTGTTGGCACTGCCAATCCGAGGTGAAAGGGGAATATCTGTGCGGGCAGTGTGTCAAAGTCCAGCCACTCTCAAAGGATCTGGACTATTTCACGTGCATGCGGCTTCCCCGCCTGTTAAGCATCGATCAGGAAAAACTCCAAGAAAACTTCTATGATCTTAGTCGCACGTTTCATCCTGATTTCTATTCAGATAAGGACGAACAGGAACAAACCATTAGCCTGGGAAATTCTGCCTTGCTCAACACAGCTTATCGGACGTTAAAAGATCCTATTCAGCGGGCGGAATATTTAATCCGTTTGGAGGCCGGCGCCGTGAAAGAAATTCGTTCAACTCCACCGGCTGACCTGTTTGATGAAATACTTGAGCTTCAAGAGGATCTCGAGGAATATCGTGCGCTGTCTTCACACGATCAGGATCGACGTGAGGCGTTGCGACAGAAACTGAATGCCAGTCGAGAAACGTTGGAGCAGCGGCAGGCACAGATGGAATCTTCCCTGAAAGCAAAATTTGGAGAGTGGGATGCCGTACAGCAAGGTTCTCCAGACTCCGGTGAAGCCCGAGATAGGAAAGAGATCATACTCAAGGAAATGCGGGAAATCCTCTCGGACAAAACCTATGTTCGAAATATCGTGAATGATCTTATAGAAACGACCTCATAA
- the dnaK gene encoding molecular chaperone DnaK, producing MSRIVGIDLGTTNSLVAYMDGVHPRVIADLHGQAKVPSIVGMTDNGLIIGEPAKEHLVRDPSRTIYSVKRFMGKTLADVAEELKYFPYSLQEKNGVIRIAIGEKLYSPPQVSAMVLKELKSRAESHLKESITRAVITVPAYFNDSQRQATKDAGMIAGLEVLRIINEPTAAALAYGLQKKTQGCIAVYDLGGGTFDISILQLKGGIFEVLATNGNTHLGGDDIDQRVTDVLIREIKEHYSIDAHEHSELVQAIRLEAERLKITLSDTLTANARVELPDLKGVYEREWTRDELESLTKELVGQTLGPCRLALKDAGLLAEQIDEVVLVGGSTRMPLVRRRVQELFGKEPHCDLNPDEVVALGAAVQADILSGNKKDMLLLDVTPLSLGIETMGGVMSTLIRRNTTIPTSAKEMFTTYVDGQTSVDIHILQGERELVKDNRSLARFQLKVPPLPAAVPRVEVTFLIDANGMLHVTAKDIRTGEAQSVQVKPSHGLTDDEVEGMVRESFEFAAEDIRQRQVIEARTEADAILVATEKALMRGKSLIRDSEVKKIQQVLDELKSVKEVDDHRVIRSKISEVEKVTYHLAEVLMDATLKEALENKKLSEVT from the coding sequence ATGTCACGAATTGTTGGAATAGATCTTGGGACGACGAACTCATTAGTGGCTTATATGGATGGCGTACATCCTCGCGTGATCGCCGATCTCCATGGTCAGGCTAAAGTTCCGTCCATTGTGGGGATGACGGATAATGGGCTCATTATTGGGGAGCCAGCCAAGGAGCACTTAGTTCGAGATCCCTCTCGCACAATCTATTCCGTAAAACGATTTATGGGAAAGACCTTGGCCGATGTCGCCGAAGAACTCAAATATTTCCCCTATTCACTCCAGGAAAAAAACGGGGTGATTCGTATTGCAATTGGTGAAAAACTCTATTCACCTCCGCAGGTCTCGGCCATGGTCTTGAAAGAATTGAAAAGCCGGGCCGAGTCGCATTTAAAGGAGAGCATCACGAGAGCCGTTATTACGGTTCCGGCCTATTTTAACGACAGTCAGCGCCAAGCGACGAAGGATGCCGGAATGATCGCTGGCCTTGAGGTGTTGCGGATCATTAATGAACCGACCGCCGCCGCCTTAGCCTATGGTCTTCAGAAAAAAACCCAAGGCTGCATCGCGGTGTATGATTTAGGCGGGGGCACGTTTGATATATCTATTCTGCAGTTGAAGGGCGGAATCTTTGAGGTCCTGGCGACGAACGGGAACACGCATCTGGGAGGGGATGATATCGATCAGCGCGTAACCGATGTCTTGATCCGGGAAATCAAGGAGCACTATTCGATCGATGCGCATGAGCATTCAGAATTAGTCCAAGCCATCAGGTTGGAAGCTGAACGGCTTAAGATCACTCTGTCAGATACGCTCACCGCGAACGCGAGGGTCGAACTTCCTGACTTGAAGGGCGTGTACGAACGAGAATGGACCAGAGATGAGTTGGAAAGTCTCACCAAAGAATTAGTCGGGCAGACTTTAGGGCCTTGCCGGCTTGCCTTGAAAGACGCCGGGCTTCTCGCTGAACAGATTGACGAAGTGGTGTTGGTCGGTGGAAGTACGCGAATGCCGCTGGTTCGTCGTCGAGTACAAGAATTATTCGGGAAAGAGCCCCATTGTGACTTGAATCCTGACGAAGTCGTGGCGCTCGGGGCCGCTGTACAGGCTGATATCCTGAGCGGTAACAAAAAAGATATGCTCTTGCTGGATGTGACGCCCTTATCATTGGGCATCGAAACCATGGGTGGCGTCATGAGTACTTTAATTCGACGCAACACCACAATTCCGACGAGCGCGAAGGAAATGTTTACGACCTATGTGGATGGGCAAACATCCGTCGATATTCATATTCTGCAAGGCGAAAGAGAATTGGTGAAAGACAACCGCAGTTTGGCGCGTTTTCAACTGAAGGTCCCGCCTTTACCTGCGGCCGTGCCTCGCGTGGAAGTCACCTTTCTGATCGATGCCAATGGCATGTTGCATGTAACAGCCAAAGACATTAGAACAGGCGAGGCGCAATCCGTCCAAGTAAAGCCTTCGCATGGACTCACTGATGATGAAGTCGAAGGAATGGTTCGGGAATCGTTTGAATTCGCTGCCGAAGACATTAGGCAACGTCAAGTGATAGAAGCACGAACTGAAGCCGATGCGATACTCGTAGCGACAGAGAAGGCTTTGATGCGCGGAAAGAGTTTAATTCGTGACAGTGAGGTCAAGAAAATTCAGCAAGTCCTGGATGAACTCAAATCGGTCAAAGAAGTTGATGACCACCGGGTGATTCGTTCGAAAATCAGTGAGGTCGAAAAAGTCACGTATCATCTTGCCGAGGTCTTGATGGATGCAACACTCAAAGAAGCGTTAGAGAATAAGAAACTTTCTGAAGTGACCTGA
- the iscX gene encoding Fe-S cluster assembly protein IscX: protein MAQELTWDDVEEIGIRLYEEHPDTDPLTVRFTDMHAWIVAWPEFTADPKGSNEKKLEAIQMAWYEEYKDS, encoded by the coding sequence ATGGCACAAGAATTAACGTGGGATGATGTCGAAGAAATTGGTATCCGTCTCTACGAAGAACATCCGGATACCGATCCGCTGACCGTACGGTTTACCGACATGCATGCCTGGATCGTGGCGTGGCCCGAGTTTACGGCGGATCCCAAAGGCTCAAATGAAAAAAAGCTCGAAGCCATTCAGATGGCGTGGTACGAAGAATATAAAGACAGCTAA
- a CDS encoding PBP1A family penicillin-binding protein: protein MADTRSFRTTLTHIFFSRKFVIGVAICGGLAIGGLVSILWIGTQGLPSIESLQDYQPSLITRVYSDEGDVIGQFFVERRIYISIDDMPKSLINAIIAVEDTRFFEHPGLDIVGIGRAAWTNLKSGGKVQGASTITQQLARTLFLSRERTYKRKIRELILAFKMELALSKEKILEMYLNQIYFGHGAYGVGAASHTYFDKSLTDITLAEAAILAGLPKAPNTYSPYRNPELSKNRQEHVLKRMVQAGFISQEEANEAAATELAFHRKSIKPIASYFLEHIRQTLVDHYGETMVYKGGLQVHTTLNVAMQQAADQAIHRGLHELDKRQGWRGPLGHVSLKELADNPVESSDKSNAHGFHKAIVTKTSKESAEILVDNLYKGQIALADMAWAKRRLKPGKEVTEATFRQNLTANQILKPGDIIEVAAKNGDLESGTFVLEQTPLVEGALLSLDPRTGAVRAMVGGYDFQRSEYNRAITAKRQPGSSFKPIIYAAALNRGFTPATLVLDAPVVYEQEEEGEIWKPENYEKRFFGMISLREALRHSRNAATVRLLEQIGVQDVMDLAKALGIDSPLSQDLSLALGSSSVTLQEITSSYGVFANQGLWLPPYTITAVKNIDGEVLEQHIFEPQQAVSKETAYLVTNMMMDVIQSGTGRRAKSIGRPLAGKTGTTNSYHDAWFVGYAPNLATGVWVGFDDVRTLGRLESGAHAALPIWTEYMANALQPLPVTTFTIPDGIHFAQIDTKTGNLPTQNSTSTATEVFAEGSEPTKPPPPKPSPLDFFEMDQIGPSSATASPSFLGNIQERSEYIGEN, encoded by the coding sequence ATGGCTGATACACGATCGTTTCGCACCACTCTGACCCACATCTTTTTTTCTAGAAAATTCGTCATTGGGGTAGCCATTTGCGGAGGACTCGCGATTGGTGGTCTCGTCAGCATTCTCTGGATTGGCACACAGGGTCTCCCCTCGATTGAGTCGCTTCAGGACTATCAACCGAGTCTCATAACCCGCGTGTACTCGGATGAAGGCGATGTAATCGGCCAATTTTTCGTCGAACGCCGCATTTACATATCCATCGATGATATGCCGAAATCCCTCATCAATGCGATCATCGCCGTCGAAGACACCAGATTTTTTGAGCATCCCGGCCTTGATATCGTTGGCATCGGTCGAGCGGCGTGGACAAACTTGAAAAGTGGCGGCAAAGTGCAGGGCGCGAGTACGATCACTCAACAACTCGCCAGAACGCTGTTCCTGTCTCGTGAACGAACATACAAGCGAAAGATTCGAGAGCTCATTCTCGCCTTCAAAATGGAACTCGCATTGAGTAAAGAAAAAATTTTGGAGATGTATCTCAATCAAATATACTTCGGACACGGCGCCTATGGCGTCGGAGCAGCCTCTCACACCTACTTCGACAAAAGTCTTACGGACATTACCCTCGCGGAAGCGGCGATCCTGGCTGGCCTCCCTAAGGCGCCGAATACCTACTCCCCCTACCGTAACCCGGAACTGTCAAAAAACCGACAGGAACACGTATTAAAGCGTATGGTCCAGGCAGGATTTATCTCCCAGGAAGAAGCCAATGAAGCTGCTGCCACAGAACTCGCATTCCACCGAAAATCCATCAAGCCAATTGCATCCTACTTTTTAGAGCACATTCGTCAAACATTGGTCGACCATTATGGAGAAACGATGGTCTACAAAGGCGGCCTACAAGTCCATACGACGTTAAACGTGGCCATGCAACAGGCTGCCGATCAAGCCATTCACCGTGGCCTGCATGAACTGGATAAGCGACAGGGCTGGCGAGGGCCGCTAGGACATGTGTCGTTGAAAGAACTGGCTGACAATCCCGTTGAATCTTCTGACAAGTCTAATGCCCACGGCTTCCATAAAGCCATCGTGACCAAGACATCGAAGGAGTCCGCTGAAATCTTGGTCGACAATCTTTACAAAGGACAGATCGCCTTAGCCGACATGGCTTGGGCTAAACGGCGACTGAAACCCGGTAAAGAAGTGACTGAAGCCACATTTCGACAAAATCTTACGGCAAATCAGATTCTCAAGCCTGGAGATATTATCGAGGTTGCGGCCAAAAATGGAGATCTCGAATCAGGGACGTTTGTCCTTGAACAAACACCTCTAGTCGAAGGCGCATTACTTTCCCTCGATCCACGAACAGGAGCCGTACGCGCGATGGTGGGGGGCTATGACTTTCAACGAAGCGAATACAATCGGGCCATCACCGCCAAACGTCAGCCTGGCTCGTCGTTTAAACCAATCATCTATGCGGCGGCACTCAACAGGGGGTTCACACCCGCCACGCTCGTCCTCGATGCTCCAGTTGTCTACGAACAGGAAGAGGAAGGAGAAATCTGGAAACCGGAAAATTACGAAAAACGTTTCTTTGGCATGATTTCATTACGTGAGGCCCTTCGTCACTCACGCAACGCGGCGACGGTCAGGCTCTTAGAACAGATTGGCGTGCAGGATGTGATGGACTTGGCGAAAGCGCTCGGGATTGACAGCCCTCTCAGCCAAGACCTATCCCTCGCGCTTGGCTCCTCAAGCGTGACCCTTCAAGAAATCACCTCATCCTATGGAGTCTTCGCCAATCAAGGACTCTGGCTACCTCCGTATACCATTACGGCCGTGAAAAACATTGACGGCGAAGTCCTTGAGCAACACATCTTCGAACCGCAGCAGGCGGTCTCGAAAGAAACCGCGTACCTCGTCACCAATATGATGATGGACGTGATTCAAAGTGGAACCGGCCGCCGAGCAAAGTCCATCGGACGGCCATTGGCTGGGAAAACGGGCACGACCAATAGCTATCATGATGCGTGGTTTGTCGGCTATGCTCCAAACCTGGCGACCGGAGTGTGGGTGGGATTTGACGACGTTCGTACGCTCGGAAGGCTGGAGTCAGGCGCACATGCCGCTCTACCAATCTGGACTGAATACATGGCCAATGCCTTACAGCCCTTGCCCGTGACAACTTTCACGATTCCTGATGGCATTCACTTTGCCCAGATAGATACGAAAACCGGAAACCTGCCAACACAGAATTCTACGAGTACCGCCACCGAAGTCTTTGCCGAAGGAAGCGAGCCGACAAAGCCACCCCCTCCCAAACCCAGCCCCTTAGACTTTTTTGAGATGGACCAGATCGGTCCATCCTCGGCTACGGCTAGTCCATCGTTTTTGGGGAACATTCAAGAGAGATCAGAATACATAGGAGAGAACTAG
- a CDS encoding redoxin domain-containing protein: MSDVAPEIKVGDEAPDFTMKDQDQNDVKLSDFRGKKNVVLAFYPLDWSPVCEGENKCLTDDFPSLESDNSVLFGVSCDSFFSHKAWADALDLKHKLLADMSRSVSKSYGLYFEPLNCSKRATVIVGKDGKVGYVKVQEIKTARDDKEIIDALKAMG; the protein is encoded by the coding sequence ATGTCCGATGTTGCGCCTGAAATTAAGGTCGGTGACGAAGCACCTGATTTCACGATGAAAGATCAGGATCAAAATGATGTAAAACTCAGTGATTTCCGTGGGAAGAAAAACGTCGTGCTTGCTTTCTACCCGCTGGATTGGAGCCCTGTCTGTGAAGGGGAAAATAAGTGCCTGACTGATGACTTCCCGAGCTTGGAATCCGATAATTCAGTATTGTTTGGAGTCAGTTGCGATAGTTTCTTTTCACACAAGGCGTGGGCCGATGCTTTGGATCTGAAGCATAAGTTGCTGGCCGATATGAGCCGTTCGGTGAGTAAGTCGTACGGTCTCTATTTCGAGCCGCTCAATTGTTCAAAGCGCGCAACTGTGATCGTTGGGAAAGACGGCAAGGTTGGTTACGTCAAAGTGCAAGAAATTAAGACCGCTCGTGATGATAAAGAAATCATCGATGCGCTCAAAGCCATGGGCTAA
- a CDS encoding thioredoxin family protein: MPGTVENVTDENYEALTKSPAAVVVYGIVPCDGCQAYDPILVETAAKYENIRIGKAKMHVPGKCRNIKKQHSFKTYPTTHFFSNGTLVLTREGKLEAPELATLIDQHLVNP, encoded by the coding sequence ATGCCTGGAACCGTCGAAAATGTCACGGATGAAAACTATGAAGCATTGACCAAATCGCCGGCTGCGGTCGTGGTGTATGGGATCGTGCCCTGTGATGGCTGTCAGGCGTACGACCCGATTTTAGTCGAAACCGCCGCCAAGTATGAGAACATCCGGATCGGGAAAGCCAAAATGCACGTTCCTGGAAAATGCCGGAACATCAAAAAACAACATAGCTTCAAAACCTACCCCACCACCCACTTCTTTTCCAATGGAACGCTCGTGCTGACCCGAGAGGGGAAACTCGAGGCTCCAGAGTTAGCGACATTGATCGACCAGCATCTGGTTAACCCATAA
- a CDS encoding 6-carboxytetrahydropterin synthase: protein MSKATLTKRTEFCSSHRYHNPNWDDAKNREVFGPCNNENTHGHNYMLEVTLCGPIDPVNGMIINLYDLKIYLWDILKEFDHKNLNLDTSYFIDRIPTTENLAVTLWQRLEQHPHMPPLERIRLYEDHTLFADVTFDLLHGLDGSAQTPHADVTRRYHFSAAHNLSHGQTTGHNYTVDVTVTGPIAPDTGQVVNLATLDALVKEHVLARFEGKNLSDDQAFADFPPSEPSLSHVLWDILHEKISEATLTQITVSEGPNSHAVYRER, encoded by the coding sequence ATGTCCAAAGCTACATTAACTAAACGAACTGAATTCTGCTCCTCCCATCGATACCACAATCCCAACTGGGATGATGCCAAGAACCGAGAAGTCTTCGGCCCATGCAACAATGAAAACACGCATGGACATAATTACATGCTCGAAGTCACGCTTTGCGGTCCCATTGATCCAGTCAATGGAATGATCATCAACCTGTATGACTTGAAGATTTATCTCTGGGATATCTTGAAAGAATTCGATCATAAAAACTTAAATCTTGATACATCGTATTTCATAGACCGCATTCCCACGACGGAAAACCTCGCGGTCACGTTATGGCAGCGGCTGGAGCAGCATCCCCACATGCCTCCCCTCGAGCGCATCAGACTTTACGAGGATCACACCCTGTTTGCAGATGTCACGTTCGACCTCTTACATGGATTAGATGGTTCGGCCCAAACCCCGCATGCGGACGTCACGAGACGATATCACTTTTCAGCAGCCCACAATCTATCTCATGGACAAACCACGGGACACAACTACACGGTGGATGTCACCGTCACCGGTCCCATCGCACCGGACACCGGACAAGTCGTCAATCTTGCAACGTTAGATGCGCTGGTGAAGGAACATGTGTTAGCTCGATTCGAAGGGAAAAACCTTTCTGACGATCAAGCATTTGCCGATTTCCCTCCCAGCGAACCCTCACTCTCACACGTCCTGTGGGATATCCTTCACGAGAAAATCTCGGAAGCCACATTGACTCAAATCACTGTCAGTGAGGGGCCAAACTCACATGCCGTGTATCGAGAGCGATAA
- the erpA gene encoding iron-sulfur cluster insertion protein ErpA — protein sequence MVTITEIAEQKIKEMIKDEESAVGLRIYVKGGGCSGYQYGMSFEDKIGDDDTMIEKGDVKVIVDSQSAPLLSGAEVDYVDSLQGSGFAIKNPQAKSTCGCGSSFST from the coding sequence ATGGTAACCATTACCGAGATCGCGGAACAAAAAATCAAGGAAATGATAAAGGACGAAGAGAGCGCCGTTGGACTCCGTATTTACGTTAAAGGCGGAGGATGCAGCGGTTATCAATATGGAATGTCCTTCGAGGACAAGATCGGCGATGACGATACGATGATCGAAAAAGGCGACGTCAAAGTCATCGTTGATTCTCAAAGCGCACCGCTCCTCAGTGGAGCCGAAGTGGACTATGTTGACAGCCTGCAGGGTTCGGGGTTTGCGATTAAGAATCCGCAAGCCAAGAGTACGTGTGGCTGTGGTAGCTCTTTTTCGACCTGA
- a CDS encoding DUF3501 family protein produces the protein MNKITQHDLLSHADYEARRTAIRRDIIDLKKRRRVSVGDLVTLIFENRETLLFQIQEMIRTERIFDEAKIQEEIDVYNVLLPESGELSATLFIEITDSERIQELLDSFQEIDRSDTLAIRVGDQRIYAEFEAGHSKEDKISAVHFVRFKTNPAFRQSLGNFDLPASLCLTHPHHQAEVAVSKEMREEWLKDLTL, from the coding sequence ATGAATAAGATTACCCAACACGATCTCCTCTCTCACGCAGACTACGAAGCCCGGCGTACGGCCATTCGCCGGGACATTATTGACCTCAAAAAACGACGCCGTGTCTCCGTGGGCGACCTGGTCACATTGATCTTTGAAAACCGTGAAACCCTGTTGTTTCAAATCCAGGAAATGATCCGCACAGAACGGATTTTCGACGAAGCCAAGATTCAGGAAGAAATTGATGTCTACAATGTGTTGTTGCCCGAATCCGGAGAATTAAGTGCAACGCTGTTTATCGAGATTACCGACTCTGAACGAATCCAAGAACTCCTCGACTCCTTTCAAGAGATCGATCGCTCTGACACCCTGGCCATTCGTGTCGGCGATCAACGCATCTACGCGGAATTTGAGGCAGGTCACAGCAAAGAAGACAAAATCAGCGCGGTGCACTTTGTCCGGTTCAAGACCAATCCGGCCTTTCGTCAATCATTAGGAAACTTTGATCTTCCAGCTTCTCTGTGCCTGACGCACCCACACCATCAGGCTGAAGTGGCGGTTTCAAAAGAAATGCGCGAAGAATGGTTGAAAGATCTCACATTATGA
- a CDS encoding rubrerythrin family protein, translated as MGKSLKGTKSHQNLKDAFAGESQANRRYLYFARRADIEGYTDVGGLFRDTSEAETGHAFGHLDFLKEVGDPATGVPIGNTEANLKAAIEGETYEYTQMYPGMAKTAREEGFEELAEWFETLAKAEKSHANRFTKGLESLSL; from the coding sequence ATGGGTAAGAGTTTGAAAGGAACAAAGAGTCATCAAAACTTAAAAGACGCGTTTGCCGGTGAATCACAAGCGAATCGACGCTATCTCTATTTTGCACGCCGTGCAGATATTGAGGGCTACACCGATGTCGGGGGGCTCTTTCGTGACACGTCTGAAGCGGAAACCGGACATGCATTCGGGCACTTGGACTTTTTAAAAGAAGTGGGTGATCCTGCGACGGGCGTACCCATCGGGAATACCGAAGCCAACCTCAAGGCGGCGATTGAAGGCGAAACGTACGAGTACACACAGATGTATCCTGGCATGGCCAAAACTGCGCGAGAAGAAGGGTTCGAAGAGCTGGCAGAATGGTTCGAGACGTTGGCGAAAGCTGAAAAGTCGCACGCCAACCGGTTCACGAAAGGCTTAGAGTCTCTTTCTCTCTAA